The Aquificaceae bacterium genome contains the following window.
ATGCTTGCTCTCATCTTTGGGGGCGTGAGTCTCGTCCTCTTTGTTCTGGGTATAGTGGGTTGGATAAACGAGTTCTTCTCAAAGGGGCATGAAGAGGGGCTTGGTATGCCCGCTATGATGTTCTTTATAGTGTCTGAGGTGGTAATATTCGGAACCATGTTTGCCGGCTTTTACATGGCAAGGGCAACGCATGCAGATGTGTGGGCTCAGTGGGTCCCAAAGGGCATGAACCTGACCATACCTGTCATACTTACCTTTATCCTGTGGGCATCAAGTGCCACCATAGCCATAGCGGAGAAGCTCTTTGAAAGAGGCAGGAATGGGCTTTCTGCCTTCTTTGTTCTTCTTACTATAGCCCTTGGCTCTGCCTTCATGGTTATTCACGTTATGGAGTGGCTTCATCTCTGGCACGAAGGCTTTACCCTCAGCTCCAACATGTATGGCACTGGCTTTTACATGCTCACAGGTATACACACCTCTCACATAGTGGTTGGTCTTCTTACCATGCTGGTTGCCATGTTCCTTCTTTTGACGGGAAAGGCAGGTGAGCACAAGGGACACACCTACATCAAGGCAATAACCATGTACTGGCACTTTGTGGACATTATGTGGCTTCTCGTGGCAAGCAGTGCCTACCTGATAGGTAGCCTGGCATGAAACCTCTGCTTCTGTTAGCCATGCTCTTATCCCTCACCTTTGCCAGAGAGCCATACGAATATGGCAGATACACAAGCTACTATGGAGAGCAGGATGTGAGCGTTGTAAAGATACAGGAGGACCTCTTCATAGGCAAACAGGTCCCAGACGTGAGCGTAAAGACCATAAAGGGAGAGGTAAGTTTGAGAGAGTTCATATCCGGAAAGCCTACAGCCCTTCTCTTTGCCTACTACACCTGTGATACAGTCTGCCCGATTACTGCAGAAAACCTCTACAAAGTCTCAAAAAATCTTCCCAGAGACTACAGATACCTGGTCCTATCCTTTGACGAGAGGGATAACATTGAAACTATGAAACAGTTTATGCTCAGAAACTTTGGCACCACAGACCTGCCAGATAACTGGCTCGTGGGGCTTCTTTCAAAAGAGGACATAAGGAAGCTGACCCAGTCTTTGGGCTACAAGTTCTACTTCATAGACAGGGACAGGATAT
Protein-coding sequences here:
- a CDS encoding heme-copper oxidase subunit III — its product is MAQHEVHHHLGEHEYSYWPLPVGLAVLLIPLTFIALMVWQKPMLALIFGGVSLVLFVLGIVGWINEFFSKGHEEGLGMPAMMFFIVSEVVIFGTMFAGFYMARATHADVWAQWVPKGMNLTIPVILTFILWASSATIAIAEKLFERGRNGLSAFFVLLTIALGSAFMVIHVMEWLHLWHEGFTLSSNMYGTGFYMLTGIHTSHIVVGLLTMLVAMFLLLTGKAGEHKGHTYIKAITMYWHFVDIMWLLVASSAYLIGSLA
- a CDS encoding SCO family protein, whose amino-acid sequence is MKPLLLLAMLLSLTFAREPYEYGRYTSYYGEQDVSVVKIQEDLFIGKQVPDVSVKTIKGEVSLREFISGKPTALLFAYYTCDTVCPITAENLYKVSKNLPRDYRYLVLSFDERDNIETMKQFMLRNFGTTDLPDNWLVGLLSKEDIRKLTQSLGYKFYFIDRDRIFIHPNVTIFLSPEGRIMRYLYGAFLRDRDISLAFVDAQREKPSVNNIVDLAILACYRYDHARSRYVIDPTLIFAGLGLLGLFGTFSLAYLYSRNRKEVHP